In Horticoccus luteus, the following proteins share a genomic window:
- a CDS encoding alpha/beta hydrolase — MKILFVAVMNFVLVGAMSAQPAEPLPKADREIALYEGTPPGSEGWNLTERTIFNTEVGLEFTQNVARPSLLYFAPAAGKATGTAVIVAPGGGGVNLTIRFEGTRVAQQLARAGVAVFVLKYRLVAHPTDSSMSKAFRRDEKGIVIEGPQKGQDVRALAFADAERAMAYVRSHAAEFECDPHRVGVVGFSAGGEIACHLVAGPMETRPDFFAPIYGASGFAPPAADAPPVFLAAAADDVWGADGSLALFKAWREAKRPAELHIFQMGGHGFLVRGGGGDHVLDRLEEWMRTNGWLERASARRRARAED; from the coding sequence ATGAAGATTCTCTTTGTCGCCGTGATGAATTTTGTGCTGGTGGGTGCCATGAGCGCTCAACCGGCGGAGCCGTTGCCGAAAGCGGATCGGGAGATCGCCTTGTATGAAGGAACGCCGCCGGGATCAGAGGGCTGGAATCTGACCGAGCGGACGATTTTCAATACGGAGGTGGGGCTGGAGTTCACGCAAAACGTGGCGCGCCCGAGCCTGCTCTATTTTGCGCCGGCGGCGGGAAAGGCGACCGGCACCGCGGTGATTGTCGCGCCGGGCGGAGGCGGGGTAAACCTCACGATCCGATTCGAAGGGACGCGGGTGGCGCAACAACTCGCGCGGGCGGGCGTGGCGGTGTTTGTTTTAAAGTATCGCCTCGTGGCTCATCCGACGGATTCGTCGATGTCGAAGGCGTTTCGCCGCGACGAGAAGGGGATTGTAATCGAAGGGCCGCAAAAGGGTCAGGACGTGCGGGCGCTGGCGTTCGCAGATGCGGAGCGGGCGATGGCGTATGTGCGCAGTCACGCGGCGGAGTTTGAGTGCGATCCGCATCGCGTAGGCGTAGTGGGATTTTCGGCGGGTGGAGAAATCGCGTGTCACCTCGTGGCGGGGCCCATGGAGACGCGCCCGGATTTCTTTGCGCCGATTTATGGAGCGAGCGGATTTGCGCCGCCCGCGGCGGACGCGCCACCGGTGTTTCTCGCGGCGGCGGCCGATGATGTGTGGGGCGCCGATGGTTCCCTGGCGTTGTTCAAGGCGTGGCGGGAAGCGAAGCGGCCGGCGGAGTTGCATATTTTTCAGATGGGTGGCCACGGGTTTCTTGTCCGCGGCGGCGGTGGCGATCATGTGCTCGACCGTTTGGAAGAGTGGATGCGCACGAACGGTTGGCTGGAGCGGGCGAGCGCCAGGCGCCGAGCGCGAGCGGAAGATTAA
- a CDS encoding AraC family transcriptional regulator — translation MHLATRLQRSLDLAETRLRDRVTLEELARAAGLSLWHFQRVFSAAVGKTVASYLRQRRLTSAAHELRHTSRRILDIALEYQFESHEAFTRAFKTAFSVTPSEFRRRTTFPWAATRPPLNAASLRQRLAQSPMTPQIVSLPAFTLIGFEARFISAMSPDATNLQVIPPLWRALLSRRHEITGVTDASSYGACRCLPPPARTRDDELLYLAGVSASSDTPAPAGMSRWSVPPLTYALFTHHGLISELVRTINFAWGTWLPASKFAPADGPELERYDERFRDGGADSALDYLLPIQPAS, via the coding sequence ATGCACTTGGCTACCCGGCTGCAACGCTCCCTCGATCTCGCCGAAACCCGTTTGCGCGACCGCGTCACGCTCGAAGAACTCGCCCGCGCCGCCGGGCTGTCGCTCTGGCACTTCCAACGTGTTTTCTCCGCCGCCGTCGGTAAAACGGTGGCCAGCTACCTGCGCCAACGCCGCCTCACCTCCGCCGCTCACGAACTGCGTCACACCTCCCGCCGCATTCTCGATATCGCCCTGGAGTATCAATTCGAGTCGCACGAGGCCTTCACCCGCGCCTTCAAAACTGCGTTCTCTGTCACGCCCTCCGAATTTCGGCGACGCACGACGTTTCCATGGGCCGCCACCCGCCCGCCACTCAACGCCGCCTCCTTGCGTCAACGCCTCGCGCAATCTCCCATGACACCCCAAATCGTTTCACTCCCCGCCTTCACGCTGATCGGTTTCGAGGCCCGTTTCATCAGTGCCATGTCGCCCGACGCAACCAACCTCCAAGTCATTCCGCCGCTGTGGCGCGCACTGCTTTCCCGACGCCACGAAATCACCGGTGTGACTGACGCCTCTTCTTACGGCGCGTGTCGATGCTTGCCTCCGCCTGCGCGCACGCGCGACGACGAACTCCTCTATCTGGCCGGCGTATCTGCATCATCCGACACGCCCGCGCCTGCCGGCATGAGCCGTTGGTCGGTTCCCCCGCTCACTTACGCCCTCTTCACCCACCACGGTTTGATTTCTGAACTCGTCCGCACAATCAACTTTGCGTGGGGCACGTGGCTACCCGCCTCCAAGTTCGCCCCAGCCGACGGTCCTGAACTCGAACGCTATGATGAACGCTTTCGCGATGGCGGTGCGGACAGCGCACTCGACTACCTCCTGCCAATTCAGCCCGCGAGTTGA
- the proB gene encoding glutamate 5-kinase, with protein MTKSASAATRPAPQRIVVKLGTGVLTSGIGELHTQRIAAVCAEIAALRARGTEVIVVSSGAVGLGMGALGLAKKPKDVAKKQACAAIGQSRLMQSWETGFHAHDLTVAQVLLTHDDLRVRARYLGVKATLRQLIAYGTIPVINENDTVSAAEIKFGDNDTLSAMVASLVEAQYLFILSTAPGLIDLRGTGRIVPVVDRINPAIEAMAGGTTSETATGGMISKISAAKLATRAGCGVFIASGAEPEILRRLLAGHGPGTFFVPSGLPLDARKRWLAYFQRPAGTLSVDARAVPILREQGRSLLAVGVTGALGEFSAGDIVNIADPAGLVFARGKTTFAAEEIPAIARRHGDEVRALYPQRKRLEVVHRNDLVLL; from the coding sequence GTGACGAAATCCGCTTCCGCCGCCACCCGGCCCGCCCCCCAACGCATCGTCGTTAAACTCGGCACGGGCGTGCTCACCTCCGGCATCGGCGAACTCCATACGCAGCGCATCGCCGCCGTTTGCGCCGAGATCGCCGCCCTCCGCGCGCGCGGCACCGAAGTGATTGTCGTTTCCTCGGGCGCTGTCGGCCTCGGCATGGGCGCCCTCGGACTCGCCAAAAAGCCCAAGGACGTCGCCAAAAAACAAGCCTGCGCCGCCATCGGTCAATCGCGCCTCATGCAGTCGTGGGAGACCGGCTTTCACGCGCACGACCTCACCGTCGCCCAAGTCCTCCTCACGCACGACGACCTCCGCGTGCGCGCGCGCTACCTCGGCGTCAAAGCCACCCTCCGCCAGCTCATCGCCTACGGCACGATCCCGGTCATCAACGAAAACGACACCGTGAGCGCCGCCGAAATCAAGTTCGGCGACAACGACACGCTCTCCGCCATGGTCGCGAGCCTCGTCGAAGCGCAATACCTCTTCATCCTCTCAACCGCTCCCGGCCTCATCGACCTGCGCGGCACCGGCCGCATCGTCCCCGTCGTCGATCGCATCAACCCCGCCATCGAAGCGATGGCTGGCGGCACCACGAGCGAGACCGCCACCGGCGGCATGATCAGCAAAATCTCCGCCGCCAAACTCGCCACCCGCGCCGGCTGTGGCGTCTTCATCGCCAGCGGCGCGGAGCCCGAGATTCTCCGCCGCCTCCTCGCCGGCCACGGCCCCGGCACATTTTTCGTCCCCAGCGGCCTGCCGCTCGATGCCCGGAAACGCTGGCTCGCCTACTTCCAGCGTCCCGCCGGCACGCTCTCCGTCGATGCCCGCGCCGTCCCCATCCTGCGCGAACAAGGCCGCAGCCTCCTCGCCGTCGGCGTCACCGGCGCGCTCGGCGAATTTTCCGCCGGCGATATCGTCAACATCGCCGACCCCGCCGGTCTCGTCTTCGCCCGCGGCAAAACCACCTTCGCCGCCGAAGAAATCCCCGCCATCGCCCGTCGCCACGGCGATGAAGTCCGTGCGCTCTACCCGCAGCGCAAACGCCTCGAAGTCGTCCACCGCAACGACCTCGTCCTCCTCTGA
- a CDS encoding DUF4139 domain-containing protein: MLSTALLGATLAAAATAAAAEPALTIYNQNFAVVRETVPLDLKAGVNAVNFAGATRMLEPDSVVLRDPTGKVALSILEQSYRADTLSQGLMLSLHEGKALDFIVRDENGAEHVVSGKVIRSGYAPGGSADAPIIEVDGKLRFSLPGEPIFPALSDAGVLKPTLAWQIESEKAAKVNAELGYVTGGFSWKAAYNFVATEKGDTLDVVGWVTMTNNSGQTFEDAAVKLMAGDVNKIQDEDKVVLSAFEVRAVSKSRMPPPVTEKAFDEFHLYSLARPVTLHDRETKQVEFMRAEHVKAPKAFVYDGQADATKVAIVREFKNTEANGLGLALPKGRTRFYQRDADDGRLEFIGENTIDHTAKNEDVKIEVGKAFDIVGERKQTDQSSSSFQKRSEQGVEIKLRNRKTEAVEVRVVEHLYGPNWKIIEKSDEFKKKDANTIEFTVPVKPDEERTVTYRVRYEW, encoded by the coding sequence ATGCTTTCGACGGCGCTGCTTGGCGCGACGCTCGCAGCGGCGGCCACGGCGGCGGCGGCGGAACCGGCGCTCACGATTTACAACCAGAATTTTGCGGTCGTGCGCGAGACGGTGCCGCTTGATCTGAAGGCGGGTGTGAACGCGGTGAACTTCGCGGGCGCCACGCGGATGCTGGAGCCGGACTCCGTGGTGTTGCGCGACCCCACGGGGAAGGTCGCGCTGTCGATTTTGGAGCAGAGCTACCGGGCGGACACGTTATCGCAGGGGTTGATGCTTTCGCTGCACGAGGGGAAAGCGTTGGACTTCATCGTGCGCGATGAAAACGGCGCGGAGCATGTGGTGTCGGGGAAGGTGATTCGCAGCGGCTATGCGCCGGGCGGAAGCGCGGATGCGCCGATCATCGAAGTGGACGGGAAGCTGCGGTTTTCGCTGCCGGGCGAGCCGATTTTTCCGGCGTTGAGCGATGCGGGCGTGCTCAAGCCGACCCTCGCGTGGCAGATTGAGAGTGAAAAGGCGGCGAAGGTGAACGCTGAGCTCGGTTACGTGACGGGCGGATTTTCGTGGAAGGCAGCGTATAACTTCGTCGCGACCGAAAAGGGCGACACGCTCGACGTGGTCGGGTGGGTGACGATGACGAACAACAGCGGGCAGACGTTCGAGGACGCGGCGGTGAAGCTGATGGCGGGTGATGTGAACAAGATTCAGGATGAAGACAAAGTCGTGCTGTCTGCGTTTGAAGTGCGGGCGGTGTCCAAGTCTCGCATGCCTCCTCCCGTCACCGAAAAAGCTTTCGACGAATTTCATCTCTACTCGCTCGCGCGGCCGGTGACGTTGCACGATCGGGAGACGAAGCAGGTGGAGTTCATGCGCGCGGAGCACGTGAAGGCACCGAAGGCGTTTGTTTACGACGGGCAGGCGGACGCGACGAAGGTGGCGATCGTGCGGGAGTTCAAAAACACCGAGGCGAACGGCCTCGGCCTCGCGCTGCCGAAAGGGCGCACGCGGTTTTACCAGCGCGACGCGGATGACGGGCGATTGGAGTTCATTGGCGAAAACACGATCGACCACACGGCGAAGAACGAGGATGTGAAGATCGAAGTCGGCAAGGCGTTCGACATCGTGGGCGAGCGCAAGCAGACGGATCAGAGCAGCAGCTCATTTCAAAAGCGCTCGGAGCAAGGAGTGGAGATCAAGCTGCGCAACCGGAAGACCGAGGCGGTCGAGGTGCGCGTTGTGGAGCATCTCTACGGACCCAACTGGAAGATCATCGAAAAGTCCGATGAGTTTAAGAAGAAGGACGCTAACACGATCGAGTTTACCGTGCCGGTGAAGCCCGACGAAGAGCGCACGGTGACGTATCGCGTGCGGTATGAGTGGTAA
- a CDS encoding GNAT family N-acetyltransferase — protein MSPPAFSLRPAIEADYPWLWQLKRDTMRGYVENTWGSWDEVAQEAFFRRNFSPATVNVITTGHHDVGLLELVHRPHEIFLANIQIAPAHQSRGLGAAVVRTVQDEAAACGLPLCLQVLKVNPARRFYERLGFTVTSETLSHWFMEWRA, from the coding sequence GTGTCCCCGCCGGCGTTCTCCCTGCGTCCCGCCATCGAGGCCGACTACCCGTGGCTCTGGCAACTCAAACGCGACACCATGCGCGGCTACGTGGAAAACACCTGGGGCTCGTGGGATGAGGTCGCACAGGAAGCCTTCTTCCGCCGCAACTTTTCGCCCGCCACCGTCAACGTCATCACCACCGGCCACCACGACGTCGGTCTGCTTGAACTGGTCCACCGGCCCCACGAAATATTTCTGGCGAATATCCAAATCGCGCCCGCGCACCAAAGCCGCGGACTCGGTGCCGCGGTCGTGCGCACCGTGCAGGATGAAGCCGCCGCCTGCGGCCTGCCGCTCTGCCTCCAAGTGCTCAAGGTGAATCCCGCGCGCCGCTTTTACGAGCGCCTCGGCTTCACCGTCACAAGTGAAACCCTCTCGCACTGGTTCATGGAGTGGCGGGCTTGA
- a CDS encoding CDGSH iron-sulfur domain-containing protein, whose protein sequence is MPDPKIAQKSPFVKAMPAGTYWWCACGQSANQPFCDGSHKGTGLTPKKVELAEAQTVAWCGCKHSTNGAYCDGSHKRV, encoded by the coding sequence ATGCCCGATCCCAAAATCGCCCAGAAGAGTCCTTTTGTGAAAGCCATGCCGGCCGGCACCTATTGGTGGTGCGCGTGCGGGCAGTCGGCGAATCAACCGTTCTGCGACGGCTCGCACAAGGGGACGGGTTTAACGCCCAAAAAGGTGGAGCTGGCGGAGGCGCAAACGGTGGCGTGGTGCGGGTGCAAGCACTCGACGAACGGCGCATATTGCGACGGGTCGCACAAGCGGGTGTAA
- a CDS encoding ATP-dependent helicase, whose product MVAASRLFSHKQAGGARASFHPAGLFMDFVLDSSRSPDAFPPIDFRAQLNDEQFAAVTATPGPLLVLAGAGSGKTRTLTYRVAYLLSQGVRPGEILLLTFTNKAAKEMLHRVQDLTGVEPSRFWGGTFHSIGNRALRIYGDAIGLPRNFTILDADESESLLKQVVETEDKLFFKDKTNPRPGPLFNVLSLARNTQKSVIETVERQFQQYSEIKLMLPPFAAAYAKKKHEQGVVDYDDLLELWLQLLQKSPEVAAYFAQRFQHLLVDEYQDTNTIQSQLIDTLAPHHRIMAVGDDAQCIYSWRGADFENIMTFPDRHPATVIHRIETNYRSTPQILSFANGVLEAQPKGRHFDKELRASRANSQKPYVVQVMDDREQAEFILKRLRALIEDEGVPPGEIAILYRSHFHALEVQLALSRAGVPYQITSGVKFFERQHVRDLIAFIQFVANPRNESAWLRIAVLLPKVGEKGAQKIHAVAAEHAKLMQRDFIDALATDDVKSKVSKDARDEWANFCASLKQISDVMRTGKPDSVISTAIDGWYGDYMKGEYADYIDRLEELKALIGFAARFDDIGEMLSQVALMNGETSDRHVEVPPDSVKLTTVHQSKGLEFDVVFVIGLADGQFPGRRSIEAGDVEEERRLFYVAVTRAKNELYLSYPKVATRAGPGGMLLNPSRFLLEVPAELYQELKVRRSYSW is encoded by the coding sequence TTGGTCGCCGCCTCGCGCCTGTTTTCGCACAAACAGGCTGGCGGCGCCCGCGCTTCGTTTCATCCTGCCGGTTTATTCATGGATTTTGTCCTCGATTCTTCGCGCTCGCCCGACGCCTTTCCGCCCATCGATTTTCGTGCGCAGCTCAACGACGAACAATTCGCCGCCGTCACCGCCACGCCCGGTCCGCTCCTCGTGCTCGCCGGCGCCGGCTCCGGCAAGACCCGCACACTCACCTACCGCGTCGCCTACCTCCTGTCCCAAGGCGTCCGACCCGGCGAAATCCTCCTCCTCACCTTCACCAACAAAGCCGCCAAGGAAATGCTGCATCGCGTGCAGGATCTCACCGGCGTCGAACCCTCCCGCTTCTGGGGCGGCACCTTTCACTCCATCGGCAACCGCGCCCTTCGCATCTACGGTGACGCCATCGGCCTCCCGAGAAACTTCACCATCCTCGATGCCGATGAATCCGAGTCCCTCCTCAAGCAGGTCGTCGAGACCGAGGACAAACTCTTCTTCAAGGACAAGACCAACCCCCGGCCCGGTCCGCTCTTCAACGTCCTCTCGCTCGCGCGCAACACCCAGAAATCCGTCATCGAAACCGTCGAGCGCCAGTTCCAGCAATACAGCGAGATCAAGCTCATGCTGCCGCCCTTCGCCGCCGCCTACGCCAAGAAGAAACACGAGCAAGGCGTCGTCGATTACGATGACCTCCTCGAACTCTGGCTCCAGCTCCTCCAAAAATCCCCCGAGGTCGCCGCCTATTTCGCACAACGCTTTCAGCACCTCCTCGTCGACGAATATCAGGACACCAACACCATCCAGTCCCAGCTCATCGACACCCTCGCCCCCCATCACCGCATCATGGCCGTGGGCGACGACGCCCAGTGCATCTACTCGTGGCGCGGCGCCGATTTCGAAAACATCATGACGTTCCCCGACCGTCATCCCGCCACCGTCATCCACCGCATCGAGACCAACTACCGGTCGACCCCGCAGATTCTCTCCTTCGCCAACGGCGTGCTCGAGGCCCAGCCCAAAGGCCGCCACTTCGACAAGGAACTCCGCGCCTCCCGCGCAAACTCCCAAAAGCCCTATGTCGTCCAGGTCATGGACGACCGCGAGCAAGCCGAGTTCATTCTCAAACGCCTCCGCGCGTTGATCGAGGACGAGGGCGTCCCCCCGGGCGAAATCGCCATCCTCTACCGCTCGCACTTCCACGCGTTGGAAGTGCAGCTCGCGCTCTCCCGCGCTGGCGTGCCCTACCAGATCACCAGCGGCGTCAAATTCTTCGAACGCCAGCACGTGCGCGACCTCATCGCCTTCATCCAGTTCGTCGCGAACCCCCGCAACGAATCCGCCTGGCTGCGCATCGCCGTCCTCCTCCCCAAGGTCGGCGAAAAGGGCGCGCAGAAGATCCACGCCGTCGCCGCCGAACACGCGAAGCTCATGCAACGCGATTTCATCGACGCCCTCGCCACCGACGACGTCAAATCCAAGGTGTCCAAAGACGCCCGCGACGAGTGGGCGAATTTCTGCGCCTCGCTCAAACAAATCTCCGACGTCATGCGCACCGGCAAACCCGACTCCGTCATCTCGACCGCGATCGATGGCTGGTATGGCGATTACATGAAAGGCGAATACGCCGACTACATTGACCGCCTTGAGGAACTCAAAGCCCTCATCGGCTTCGCCGCCCGCTTCGACGACATCGGCGAAATGCTCTCCCAAGTCGCCCTGATGAACGGCGAAACCAGCGACCGCCACGTCGAGGTGCCGCCCGACTCCGTCAAGCTCACCACCGTCCACCAATCCAAAGGCCTCGAGTTCGATGTCGTCTTCGTCATCGGCCTCGCCGACGGCCAGTTTCCCGGCCGCCGCTCGATCGAGGCCGGCGACGTCGAGGAAGAACGCCGGCTGTTCTACGTCGCGGTGACGCGCGCGAAAAACGAACTCTATCTCTCGTATCCGAAAGTCGCCACGCGCGCCGGCCCCGGCGGCATGCTCCTCAACCCGAGCCGCTTCCTCCTGGAAGTGCCCGCCGAGCTTTACCAAGAGTTGAAAGTCCGCCGCAGCTACAGTTGGTGA